One window from the genome of Enterobacteriaceae bacterium Kacie_13 encodes:
- a CDS encoding autotransporter outer membrane beta-barrel domain-containing protein, with product MIVKIKILSGLISLSIFGASAGVMNENIPIQDYRDFAENLGKYTPGATNVEVFHEDGTSAGILPYIIPDFGSATVAGDSTLISSSYVASVTHLGWYEDAIFGTDAKYSTDYLVINYNNDPGVDFNASRLNKVVTEAAPVDMVSPADVYANKNTGRYTYFTRVGAGFQYQIDAEGQKLITVAKNPYMWKSAGSLTPSEINPGSIYWINNDADSPLDIASNKGDSGSQILVYDNIDKKWKMYGVTDSGTGVVNLPPHSLGTTGLGIQNDFIASTIEKNTDPDVTDSIADGDIHWTGTGAVGNIIQGDSRWQWHGIDTSLPGRSFLTPADIDAGNVGTDNRDPQLDASKDLRFNGEGGLIVLDAAINQGAGKLQFSNDYRVVSAEDADNTWMGGGIEVDADKTVDWEVNGVANDSLHKIGAGTLYVNAMGNNPGELNIGDGTVVLAQQDDGQGHHQAFSSITIVSGRPTVQLGGEDQISSDKINFGYRGGTLDLNGYDMTFGAINHSDSGARIINANSENSSTLTLANTKSETFIGQLGSAETQKGLNVVLDSAKSIDNYSLTGGAYLNDLTVENGTLTLGGRPTPHAGGTVFSNDWINENYQITTLNLNDGGTLQLTEHGSLDSDITLGNRSMLEMHSRTQLDGHVVLGDDATLSVIAGDSSDKSTAGSADTIITATLEGTGSLIKEGWANLLMYGDNTFTGGTTVKGGTLVLEGSLASTLTVENGASFAGNATVNDLILKDNVALSPYYDADNLLQQSQKTDSSMLIKGDLTTGSNDTVSLRSVLTPGALQSDRLLISGDVITNDKPVMVSVTPTGNGFFTDGDNDGIADNEEGISLIQVGGSASKNAFALAGGYVARGAYAYTLYAFAPGKAAADQREVEGSGSQYWDYRLQNRMLNEGDNIEPTPDPIPDPTPGPTPDPIPDEGGTTPTPQPDDGGTTPVPDADEGIIVPTPDDHHTDENSRAAVTPQVASYLSLPSALLSYNSRLNTTFHDQVTLLEEKKINIFFQYLNGEDTYHSSLGFKDYGLDYKQKQEGWLFGGKVLQLDDNTQSLEVNLGLSRTDLDITPDAADGNSKTNYTAWGLSSLTIYKQETGLLAELALDAAKYDGNISTDLRGGDVADINAKSFGTTLDVGYQFTFGNHQLTPLIGAGVQYLTVDDFTDVDGARVNYNDIARPIGRVGVRYRYNWDSVSAGKWAILSSTRLVKDFSHHETVAIGDSHSSETSDFSTDITGSAALFDVGVVNTLIPNVSLSVGGQYQKRLEEEGIDYWQLTTGVNISF from the coding sequence ATAATAGTGAAAATTAAAATATTAAGTGGATTGATTTCACTGTCCATTTTTGGCGCGAGCGCCGGCGTAATGAATGAAAACATACCCATTCAGGATTATCGTGATTTTGCGGAGAACTTAGGCAAATACACACCAGGTGCCACAAATGTGGAAGTATTTCACGAGGACGGTACATCGGCCGGCATTCTTCCTTACATTATACCTGATTTTGGAAGTGCCACCGTTGCTGGGGATTCGACCCTCATCAGCAGCAGCTATGTGGCGAGCGTTACTCACTTAGGATGGTATGAGGATGCTATTTTTGGCACGGACGCAAAATACAGCACAGATTATTTGGTCATTAATTATAATAATGATCCCGGTGTTGATTTCAATGCATCCAGACTGAATAAAGTCGTTACTGAAGCCGCTCCCGTTGATATGGTGAGCCCTGCCGATGTTTATGCCAATAAAAATACTGGCCGGTATACTTATTTCACGCGCGTAGGTGCAGGTTTTCAATATCAGATAGATGCTGAAGGTCAAAAACTTATTACGGTGGCTAAAAACCCTTACATGTGGAAAAGCGCAGGATCACTAACACCCTCTGAAATCAATCCCGGTAGTATATATTGGATTAACAATGATGCAGATTCTCCACTGGATATTGCGTCAAATAAAGGGGATAGCGGTAGCCAAATATTAGTTTATGACAACATCGATAAAAAATGGAAAATGTATGGTGTCACTGATTCTGGTACAGGGGTTGTAAATCTCCCGCCTCACTCTCTCGGCACCACAGGGTTGGGCATTCAGAATGATTTCATCGCAAGCACCATCGAAAAAAACACCGATCCCGACGTCACTGATAGTATCGCCGACGGCGATATTCATTGGACCGGAACGGGCGCCGTCGGAAACATCATTCAGGGAGATTCACGTTGGCAATGGCATGGCATCGACACCAGCCTGCCCGGAAGATCTTTCCTTACCCCTGCTGATATCGATGCGGGGAATGTCGGGACTGACAACCGTGATCCTCAACTTGATGCGTCAAAAGATCTGCGTTTCAACGGTGAGGGGGGACTGATCGTTCTGGACGCAGCCATTAACCAGGGTGCGGGAAAATTACAATTTTCGAATGATTATCGTGTGGTCTCTGCTGAGGACGCTGATAACACCTGGATGGGCGGTGGCATTGAGGTTGATGCAGATAAAACCGTTGACTGGGAAGTAAACGGGGTCGCCAATGACAGTCTGCACAAAATCGGCGCTGGTACGCTTTATGTCAATGCTATGGGCAATAACCCTGGTGAATTAAATATTGGCGATGGCACCGTGGTGTTAGCTCAGCAAGATGACGGGCAAGGTCATCATCAGGCGTTCTCTTCCATCACCATTGTAAGCGGTCGACCGACTGTTCAGCTCGGTGGAGAAGATCAGATTTCTTCAGATAAAATCAACTTTGGTTATCGTGGCGGCACGTTAGATCTCAATGGCTATGACATGACTTTCGGCGCCATTAATCACAGCGATTCCGGTGCAAGAATCATTAATGCCAATTCTGAAAACAGCTCAACGTTGACGCTGGCGAACACTAAATCAGAAACTTTTATCGGCCAGCTGGGGTCTGCAGAGACTCAAAAGGGTTTGAATGTCGTTCTGGATTCAGCAAAAAGTATCGACAACTATTCCCTGACCGGCGGCGCTTATCTTAATGATTTAACGGTTGAAAATGGTACTCTCACATTGGGAGGCAGACCGACGCCGCATGCTGGCGGCACTGTTTTCAGTAATGACTGGATCAATGAAAATTACCAGATCACCACGCTGAATCTAAATGATGGCGGCACGCTGCAGCTCACCGAACACGGTTCACTCGACTCAGATATAACGCTGGGCAACCGTTCTATGCTTGAGATGCATAGCCGCACTCAACTTGATGGTCATGTTGTGCTGGGCGACGACGCAACACTTTCAGTCATCGCGGGTGACAGCAGTGATAAAAGTACCGCCGGTTCGGCAGACACCATTATTACCGCAACACTGGAAGGAACCGGCAGCCTGATCAAAGAGGGCTGGGCAAATCTTCTTATGTATGGAGACAATACTTTCACCGGCGGCACGACAGTGAAAGGCGGCACATTGGTACTTGAAGGCTCGCTGGCGTCAACGTTGACAGTGGAAAACGGCGCTTCATTTGCCGGTAATGCAACGGTCAATGATCTGATCTTAAAAGATAATGTGGCTCTCTCGCCCTATTACGATGCTGACAACCTCCTCCAGCAATCTCAGAAAACCGATTCCTCAATGCTCATAAAAGGTGATCTGACTACCGGTAGCAACGACACTGTCAGTTTGCGCTCGGTACTTACACCGGGCGCTTTGCAATCCGACCGTCTGCTCATCAGCGGTGATGTCATCACAAACGATAAACCGGTGATGGTTTCCGTGACACCAACCGGTAACGGCTTTTTCACCGATGGTGATAACGACGGTATCGCGGATAATGAAGAAGGCATTTCGCTGATTCAGGTAGGAGGAAGCGCCAGTAAAAACGCCTTTGCACTGGCGGGAGGATACGTCGCACGCGGCGCTTATGCGTACACACTTTATGCTTTTGCACCGGGAAAAGCCGCTGCCGACCAGCGGGAAGTTGAAGGTTCCGGCAGTCAGTATTGGGATTACCGTCTTCAAAATAGAATGTTAAACGAAGGGGATAATATCGAACCAACGCCTGACCCAATTCCAGACCCGACGCCCGGTCCAACCCCTGATCCCATTCCAGATGAAGGTGGCACCACACCGACTCCTCAACCGGACGACGGCGGAACCACTCCAGTCCCTGATGCGGATGAAGGAATTATTGTACCGACGCCTGATGATCACCATACAGATGAAAACAGCCGTGCGGCCGTTACTCCTCAAGTGGCGTCTTATCTTTCTTTACCATCGGCTTTACTCAGCTATAACAGCCGCCTGAACACAACATTCCATGATCAGGTAACATTGTTGGAAGAGAAGAAAATCAATATTTTCTTCCAATATCTAAACGGCGAAGACACCTATCATTCGTCACTGGGCTTTAAAGACTATGGCTTAGACTATAAACAAAAACAGGAAGGCTGGTTATTTGGCGGAAAAGTTCTGCAGCTCGACGACAACACACAGTCTCTCGAAGTTAACCTCGGTTTATCACGCACCGATTTGGATATCACCCCGGATGCTGCGGATGGCAACAGTAAAACGAACTACACCGCCTGGGGACTTTCCTCGCTAACAATCTATAAGCAGGAAACCGGTTTGCTGGCAGAGTTGGCTCTGGATGCTGCGAAATATGATGGCAACATATCGACAGATTTACGCGGTGGGGATGTCGCAGATATCAATGCAAAATCTTTCGGCACGACTTTAGATGTCGGTTATCAGTTCACTTTTGGAAACCACCAGCTCACGCCTCTTATTGGCGCAGGCGTGCAATACCTGACAGTGGACGATTTTACCGATGTTGATGGCGCACGCGTCAATTACAACGATATCGCCCGACCAATTGGTCGCGTTGGGGTGCGCTATCGTTACAACTGGGACAGCGTCAGTGCAGGGAAATGGGCGATACTTTCCAGTACCCGCCTGGTTAAAGACTTCAGCCATCATGAAACGGTGGCAATCGGCGATTCGCACAGTTCCGAAACAAGTGACTTCTCGACTGATATCACGGGCAGCGCGGCGCTGTTTGATGTCGGTGTTGTCAATACTCTTATTCCAAACGTATCTCTCAGCGTCGGCGGCCAATACCAGAAACGTCTGGAAGAAGAAGGGATTGATTACTGGCAGCTCACGACTGGGGTAAACATCAGTTTCTGA
- a CDS encoding ABC transporter permease subunit, translating to MKAKWIAALFMLPFLVFFIAFQLAPLAWIAVSSFYSETYEAWGLGNYTDILTSPFYLQAMRFSLDISIWSSFYGLLIALVGSYSLRQLGPTKLHDFVMSFTNMTSNFAGVPLAFAFVILLGLNGCLTLLLQKYGLMENFNLYSKSGLIVLYTYFQIPLGVLLMYPAFDALREDWRESAALLGAGRWSYWRYIGMPVLFPALMGTFVILLANALGAYATVYALTTGNFNVVPVRIAALVSGDISLDPNMGSALAMLLVVLMAFITLIHQWLLRKSYLSQRQ from the coding sequence ATGAAAGCTAAGTGGATTGCAGCGCTATTTATGCTGCCGTTTCTGGTGTTTTTCATTGCCTTCCAGCTCGCGCCGCTGGCATGGATTGCGGTCAGCAGCTTCTACAGCGAAACCTATGAAGCCTGGGGGCTGGGAAATTACACCGATATCCTAACCTCGCCGTTCTATTTGCAAGCAATGCGTTTCTCGCTGGATATCTCAATCTGGTCAAGTTTCTATGGCTTGCTGATCGCATTAGTGGGCAGTTACTCACTTCGCCAGCTAGGCCCGACAAAGCTTCATGATTTTGTGATGTCGTTTACCAACATGACCAGCAACTTTGCCGGCGTGCCGCTGGCCTTCGCGTTTGTCATTTTGCTCGGTCTCAACGGTTGTCTGACTTTACTGCTGCAAAAATACGGGCTGATGGAAAACTTCAACCTGTATTCCAAAAGCGGGCTGATCGTGCTTTATACCTACTTCCAGATCCCCCTCGGTGTCTTGCTGATGTATCCGGCTTTCGACGCGCTGCGCGAAGACTGGCGCGAGTCTGCCGCGTTGCTCGGCGCCGGGCGCTGGAGCTACTGGCGCTATATCGGTATGCCGGTGCTGTTCCCCGCGCTGATGGGGACGTTCGTGATTTTGCTCGCCAATGCGCTGGGTGCGTATGCCACGGTGTATGCCCTGACCACCGGCAACTTCAACGTGGTGCCGGTACGGATTGCCGCGCTGGTCTCAGGTGATATTTCCCTTGATCCAAATATGGGCAGCGCACTGGCGATGTTACTGGTGGTGCTGATGGCCTTTATCACGCTGATACATCAGTGGTTATTGCGTAAAAGCTATCTCAGCCAACGTCAGTGA
- a CDS encoding HAD-IB family hydrolase, whose product MKLALFDLDETLISGDCSSLWSAYMVAQGWVADEQAFLQQDAALMQQYAVGQMDMREYMRCTLAPLTGRNERDVAAMVARYIEDVIAPRIYVQARECLAIHREQGDRTVIISASGEHLVQPIARFLGVDETLAIGVEIQDGRFTGATQGTMTYREGKVSRLLDLIHHDETLLQQASFYSDSHNDLPLLTKVGQPCAVNPDAILLEYAQKNGWPVSVWR is encoded by the coding sequence ATGAAACTGGCGCTGTTTGATCTCGATGAAACCCTGATTAGCGGTGACTGTTCCAGCTTGTGGTCCGCCTATATGGTGGCGCAGGGTTGGGTGGCCGATGAACAGGCTTTTCTCCAACAGGACGCTGCGCTGATGCAGCAATATGCCGTCGGTCAGATGGATATGCGCGAGTACATGCGATGTACACTGGCGCCGCTGACCGGTCGTAATGAACGTGACGTCGCCGCGATGGTCGCGCGCTACATAGAAGATGTGATTGCACCGCGCATTTATGTGCAGGCGCGTGAGTGTCTGGCCATTCATCGCGAACAAGGCGACCGGACGGTGATTATTTCTGCCTCCGGCGAGCATCTGGTGCAGCCGATCGCACGTTTCCTCGGTGTTGATGAAACGCTGGCGATCGGGGTAGAGATTCAGGATGGCCGCTTTACCGGGGCCACGCAGGGGACGATGACCTATCGCGAAGGCAAAGTATCGAGGTTGCTGGATCTCATCCATCACGACGAAACTCTGCTGCAACAAGCCAGTTTTTATTCGGATTCCCATAACGATCTGCCTTTACTGACCAAAGTAGGTCAGCCATGCGCAGTGAATCCAGATGCCATTTTGCTGGAATATGCTCAGAAAAATGGTTGGCCGGTGTCAGTGTGGCGCTAA
- a CDS encoding Na/Pi cotransporter family protein, whose product MLTLLHLLSAVSLLVWGTHIVRTGIMRVFGANLRRVLSSSVEKKPLAFVAGIGVTALVQSSNATALLVTSFVSQGLVALAPALVIILGADVGTAVMARILTFDLSWLSPLFIFVGVAFFLSRKQTRAGQMGRVGIGLGLILLALELIVSAATPIMQASGVKVLFSSLTGDVLLDALTGAVFAIISYSSLAAVLLTATLTATGVISLKVSLCLVIGANLGSGLLAMINASKMNAAGRRVALGSTLFKLIGLVIVLPFVGPLSTQLARLGIPDEELVIYFHMFYNLIRCLAMVPLTAPMARVCEMMIADVPEDDPRLRPRHLDVSAIDTPTLALANAARETLRMGDVVEHMLILNREVMHGKLAQDREVRRLDDDVDVLYTAIKLYLAQINKEGLGEEDSRRWAEIIEMALNLEQAGDIIERMTGDITAKSHATRRAFSPEGLVELDALHEKLLDNLRLSLGVFLSNDLTSARRLRRSKHRFRILDRRYAHAHVDRLHQHNVQSIETSSLHLGLLGDMKRLNSLFCAVAYNVLDQDEQEDEMREPNDEVKLV is encoded by the coding sequence GTGTTAACCCTTCTTCATCTGTTATCTGCCGTTTCTCTGCTGGTGTGGGGGACGCATATTGTACGTACTGGCATCATGCGTGTTTTCGGCGCCAATTTGCGCCGAGTGCTGAGCAGTAGCGTAGAAAAAAAACCGCTGGCCTTCGTGGCTGGCATTGGTGTGACTGCGCTGGTGCAAAGCAGTAATGCGACCGCTCTGCTGGTGACGTCCTTCGTTTCTCAGGGGCTGGTGGCGCTGGCGCCCGCGCTGGTGATCATCCTCGGTGCCGACGTCGGTACGGCCGTTATGGCGCGTATTCTGACGTTCGACCTGTCGTGGCTTTCCCCGCTGTTTATCTTCGTTGGTGTTGCGTTTTTCCTCAGCCGCAAGCAAACCCGCGCGGGCCAGATGGGACGCGTCGGGATCGGCCTTGGGCTTATCCTGCTGGCGCTTGAACTGATTGTCTCGGCTGCAACGCCGATCATGCAGGCATCCGGTGTGAAAGTGTTGTTCTCCTCACTCACCGGGGATGTGTTGCTCGATGCCCTGACCGGCGCGGTTTTTGCCATCATCAGTTATTCCAGTCTGGCCGCCGTTCTGCTGACGGCGACGCTGACGGCAACCGGTGTGATTTCACTGAAAGTCTCGCTGTGTCTGGTGATCGGTGCCAACCTGGGCAGCGGCCTGCTGGCGATGATCAACGCCAGTAAAATGAATGCCGCAGGTCGGCGTGTGGCGCTTGGCAGCACGCTGTTTAAGCTGATTGGTCTGGTCATCGTACTGCCGTTTGTCGGCCCGCTTTCGACGCAGCTGGCGCGGCTAGGTATCCCGGACGAAGAGCTGGTGATCTATTTTCACATGTTCTACAACCTGATCCGCTGTCTGGCGATGGTGCCGCTGACCGCGCCGATGGCAAGAGTGTGCGAGATGATGATTGCCGATGTACCGGAAGATGACCCGCGCCTGCGTCCGCGCCATCTTGACGTCAGCGCCATTGATACACCAACGCTGGCGTTGGCTAATGCGGCTCGCGAAACTCTGCGTATGGGCGACGTGGTGGAACACATGCTGATCCTCAACCGCGAAGTCATGCACGGTAAACTGGCACAGGATCGCGAGGTGCGCCGCCTGGATGATGACGTGGACGTACTGTATACCGCGATCAAACTCTACCTGGCGCAAATCAACAAAGAGGGGCTGGGCGAAGAGGATTCACGTCGGTGGGCGGAAATTATCGAAATGGCGTTAAACCTCGAACAGGCGGGCGACATCATTGAGCGTATGACCGGGGATATCACCGCCAAATCCCATGCTACACGCCGTGCGTTTTCGCCGGAAGGGCTGGTGGAACTGGACGCTTTGCATGAAAAACTGCTGGATAACCTCCGTCTGAGCCTCGGCGTGTTCCTGTCGAATGACCTGACCAGCGCGCGTCGTCTGCGCCGTTCCAAACATCGTTTCCGTATTCTCGACCGCCGCTATGCGCACGCCCACGTCGATCGTCTTCATCAGCACAACGTGCAAAGTATCGAAACCAGTTCGTTGCACCTTGGCCTGCTGGGCGACATGAAGCGTCTGAATTCGTTGTTCTGTGCGGTGGCGTATAACGTGCTGGATCAGGACGAGCAGGAAGATGAAATGCGTGAACCGAATGATGAAGTGAAACTGGTTTGA
- a CDS encoding alkaline phosphatase family protein: protein MKSILVVLDGLNYQVARDAMGYLQAQCAEGRGRLYQLECALPSLSRPLYECILTGITPVMSGIVNNQVDRLSTQRSIFHYARDAGLTTAAAAYHWVSELYNRTPFDPPRDRHTSDEMLAIQHGHFYYDDTYPDSHLFDDAESLRRRHDPDFLLIHPMNIDDAGHKFGLSTPQYRNKARTADGILSRFLGDWLEAGYQVIVTADHGMNDDRSHGGILPEERQVPLFVFGSAFTLGDAAPLQTELCGTVCQILNIAHDKPHCAALLA from the coding sequence ATGAAAAGCATTCTGGTAGTACTGGACGGCCTGAATTATCAGGTCGCCCGCGACGCAATGGGATATTTACAAGCTCAGTGTGCCGAAGGACGTGGCCGCTTGTATCAACTGGAATGTGCATTACCTTCGCTGTCACGGCCACTGTATGAGTGCATCCTTACCGGTATCACGCCGGTGATGAGCGGCATTGTGAATAATCAGGTTGACCGGTTGTCTACGCAGCGCAGTATTTTTCACTATGCCCGTGACGCCGGTCTGACGACAGCGGCTGCGGCCTATCACTGGGTCAGCGAATTGTATAACCGTACGCCGTTCGACCCGCCCCGTGACCGCCATACCAGCGATGAAATGCTGGCTATCCAGCACGGCCATTTTTATTACGATGACACTTACCCTGATTCGCATCTTTTTGACGATGCAGAAAGCCTGCGCCGACGGCATGACCCTGATTTCCTGCTGATTCATCCGATGAATATTGACGATGCGGGCCACAAGTTTGGCCTCTCAACGCCGCAGTACCGCAACAAAGCGCGGACGGCGGACGGCATTCTGTCACGCTTCTTAGGTGACTGGCTGGAAGCTGGCTATCAGGTAATTGTCACCGCCGATCATGGTATGAACGACGATCGCAGTCACGGGGGCATTTTGCCGGAAGAGCGTCAGGTGCCATTATTTGTTTTCGGCAGCGCGTTCACCTTAGGAGACGCTGCGCCGCTGCAAACCGAGCTGTGTGGCACCGTCTGCCAGATCCTCAATATCGCCCACGATAAGCCACACTGCGCGGCATTACTGGCCTGA
- a CDS encoding ATP-binding cassette domain-containing protein → MSYLQVTQLNKSYGPTQIFNNIDFSAKEGEFVTLLGPSGCGKSTLLRCLAGLTSVNSGKIILQGQDIVPLPPQQRGIGMVFQSYALFPNMTVEANVSFGLKMQKLPAGDVLRRVGEVLELVEMNDYAKRYPHQLSGGQCQRVALARSLVTQPRLLLLDEPLSALDARIRKHLREQIRRIQREMNLTAIFVTHDQEEALTMSDRIVLMNKGQIVQNADAETLYTEPVDAFAAGFIGSYNLLSAEQAMALTGITYTGRVAIRPESVTVCDVIEGIPAKILSHSLLGNVVRYRVLAHGVELSVDVLNRSVASLRADGSDIGLQLDLVTLREVA, encoded by the coding sequence ATGTCTTATTTGCAGGTCACTCAACTCAACAAATCGTATGGCCCGACGCAGATTTTCAACAATATTGATTTCTCTGCTAAAGAGGGCGAATTCGTCACGCTGCTGGGTCCGAGCGGCTGCGGCAAGTCCACGCTGCTGCGCTGTCTGGCTGGGCTGACGTCCGTCAACAGCGGAAAAATCATTCTGCAGGGGCAGGATATCGTTCCGCTGCCTCCGCAACAACGCGGGATTGGCATGGTCTTTCAGAGCTACGCGCTGTTTCCCAATATGACGGTGGAAGCCAATGTATCGTTCGGCCTGAAAATGCAGAAATTGCCCGCCGGCGACGTGCTTCGCCGCGTCGGTGAAGTGCTGGAACTGGTGGAAATGAACGATTATGCCAAACGTTATCCGCATCAGCTGTCCGGCGGACAGTGTCAGCGCGTGGCGCTCGCCCGTTCGCTGGTGACGCAGCCGCGCCTGTTGTTGCTCGATGAACCCCTGTCTGCGCTCGATGCCCGTATCCGCAAACATCTGCGCGAACAAATCCGCCGTATTCAGCGCGAAATGAACCTGACCGCTATTTTTGTCACGCACGATCAGGAAGAGGCACTGACGATGTCCGATCGCATCGTGCTTATGAACAAAGGGCAAATCGTGCAAAATGCTGATGCTGAAACTTTATATACTGAACCTGTGGATGCTTTTGCCGCCGGATTTATCGGCAGTTACAACCTGCTGAGTGCCGAACAGGCGATGGCGCTGACCGGCATCACCTACACTGGCCGCGTCGCCATCCGGCCGGAGTCGGTCACTGTGTGCGATGTGATTGAAGGCATTCCGGCCAAAATTCTCAGCCATAGCCTGCTCGGCAACGTGGTGCGTTATCGCGTGTTAGCGCACGGCGTGGAGCTGTCTGTGGATGTCCTGAACCGTTCTGTGGCTTCTCTTCGCGCCGATGGCAGCGATATTGGTCTACAGTTAGATCTTGTTACTTTACGGGAAGTTGCATGA
- the panS gene encoding ketopantoate/pantoate/pantothenate transporter PanS, which translates to MLAIITRLFPLWAVLLSVAAYYSPTTFTPIGPHVSTLLMLIMFAMGVTLEFGDFKRVLSRPGPVAAATFLHYLIMPLAAWVLAKLFHMPADLSAGMILVGSVASGTASNVMIYLAKGDVALSVTISAVSTLVGVVATPLLTRLYVDTHIKVDVEGMLLSILQIVVIPILAGLIIHHLFTKTVKRIEPLLPLFSMVCIVAIISAVVAGSQGFIGSVGLVVIMAVILHNAIGLLSGYWGGKLFGFDETTCRTLAMEVGMQNSGLAATLGKIYFSPLAALPGALFSVWHNLSGSLLAGYWSGKPVKKD; encoded by the coding sequence ATGTTAGCCATCATCACCCGCCTGTTCCCGCTGTGGGCCGTGCTGTTATCGGTCGCGGCGTACTATTCACCCACCACGTTTACCCCCATCGGCCCCCACGTTTCTACCCTGCTGATGCTGATTATGTTCGCGATGGGCGTCACCCTTGAATTCGGGGATTTCAAACGTGTGCTCTCGCGCCCCGGCCCGGTCGCAGCCGCGACGTTTCTGCATTATCTGATCATGCCGCTGGCGGCGTGGGTGCTGGCAAAACTCTTCCACATGCCCGCAGATTTGTCTGCCGGGATGATTCTGGTAGGCAGCGTCGCCAGCGGAACGGCGTCCAACGTAATGATTTATCTGGCGAAAGGTGACGTGGCGCTTTCAGTCACGATTTCAGCCGTGTCAACGTTGGTGGGCGTGGTTGCTACCCCGCTGCTGACGCGGTTGTATGTCGATACACATATTAAAGTCGATGTGGAAGGCATGCTGCTGAGCATTTTACAGATCGTAGTAATCCCGATTTTAGCCGGTCTGATTATTCATCATCTGTTTACTAAAACGGTGAAACGGATCGAACCGCTGCTGCCGCTGTTTTCCATGGTGTGCATTGTCGCCATCATCAGCGCCGTGGTGGCAGGCAGTCAGGGCTTTATCGGTTCCGTCGGTTTAGTTGTGATCATGGCGGTAATCCTGCACAACGCCATCGGTCTGCTGAGTGGTTACTGGGGCGGGAAACTGTTTGGTTTTGACGAAACGACCTGCCGTACTCTGGCGATGGAAGTCGGAATGCAGAACTCTGGCTTAGCCGCGACGCTAGGGAAGATTTACTTCTCTCCACTGGCAGCCTTGCCGGGCGCGCTGTTCTCGGTCTGGCACAATCTGTCGGGTTCTCTGCTGGCCGGTTATTGGTCAGGCAAACCGGTTAAGAAAGACTAA
- a CDS encoding ABC transporter permease subunit, whose amino-acid sequence MSRSEAIYHRIVIWILLIILMLPLLATLVYALVLEWGATILPSGFTLKWLVALWSDPRFLIALWHSLVVCFGTLFLSLVLILPLMFVIAYYFPKLDALMNILILLPFAVPPVVSSVGLMQLYSGEPFSLTGTPWILIGCYFTIALPFIYRAISNNMQAINLRDLMDAAHLLGASTWKAALLVVLPNLRKGGMIAVLLSFSFLIGEFVFANLLAGSRYETVQVYLYNMRNGSGHFTSALVISYFMVVLIFTWVANMLNKGKS is encoded by the coding sequence ATGTCGCGATCTGAAGCAATTTACCATCGTATAGTGATCTGGATTTTACTGATTATATTGATGTTGCCGCTGCTGGCGACGCTGGTTTATGCGCTGGTGCTGGAATGGGGAGCAACGATTTTACCGAGTGGTTTTACACTCAAATGGCTGGTGGCGTTATGGAGCGATCCGAGATTTCTTATCGCGCTATGGCATTCGCTGGTGGTCTGTTTCGGCACACTTTTTTTGTCGCTGGTGTTGATACTGCCACTTATGTTTGTGATTGCTTACTATTTCCCGAAGCTCGATGCGCTCATGAATATTCTCATCCTGTTGCCGTTTGCGGTACCGCCGGTGGTGTCATCGGTCGGTCTTATGCAGCTGTATTCCGGCGAACCATTCTCGCTGACCGGCACGCCGTGGATCCTGATTGGTTGTTACTTCACCATCGCGCTGCCGTTTATTTACCGCGCGATCTCCAACAACATGCAGGCCATTAACCTGCGTGACCTGATGGATGCTGCACATCTGCTGGGTGCCAGCACCTGGAAAGCCGCGCTGCTGGTGGTACTGCCTAATCTGCGCAAAGGCGGAATGATCGCCGTTTTACTCTCTTTCTCCTTCCTGATCGGAGAGTTTGTGTTCGCCAATCTGCTGGCGGGCAGCCGCTATGAAACGGTTCAGGTCTATCTCTACAACATGCGCAACGGCAGTGGCCATTTCACCAGCGCGCTGGTCATCTCCTATTTTATGGTCGTCCTGATTTTCACCTGGGTGGCTAACATGCTGAACAAAGGAAAGAGCTGA